In Salinigranum marinum, one DNA window encodes the following:
- a CDS encoding PQQ-binding-like beta-propeller repeat protein — protein MPSRRRYLRVCATGLAATAGCVSVGDPTPTDTGPTPADSDPTPASSDPTPADGELNDTEDPPERVGTERVRWETDVAYSATNQPTLVDGRLFAGTAKGVSTLSPTTGDVQWSTKTDWPVQAPPHLVGETLVAVIGRFGEHYAVHGYDPETGERRWTFEPRSHRLRVLASDDETVFVVTAPPNEAGVSASETLFALASADGSIRWSVDVNGEHDALVANETVYVAGSEGVVAVETDGARAWTHPVDTYQLGTLGRAVDTLVFVTEPVQRQPMVHGVDMATGEQQWTFGDDWLAFTIRAQEGRLFVGGERLARLDPASGTPTWTVDSPVARLLPGYDDNRWVDAWRNALSDAPLVDGTLYVGGPDAVAVGVEAGTVEWRHDSDLALVSPVAVTRGNLLLRGSLGTDDRRRHLVCLDTATGEARWTFAGRFRLTEPVVDTERAYLAESRSGLLALEV, from the coding sequence ATGCCCTCCAGACGTCGCTACCTCCGAGTCTGTGCGACCGGTCTCGCCGCGACTGCGGGCTGTGTGAGCGTCGGCGACCCGACACCGACCGACACTGGCCCGACACCAGCTGACAGTGACCCGACACCAGCTAGCAGTGACCCGACACCGGCTGACGGCGAACTGAACGACACCGAGGACCCGCCCGAGCGCGTCGGCACCGAGCGCGTCCGCTGGGAGACCGACGTGGCGTACAGCGCGACCAACCAACCGACGCTAGTCGACGGACGGCTATTCGCAGGTACCGCCAAAGGCGTGTCCACCCTGTCACCGACCACCGGCGACGTGCAGTGGTCGACGAAGACCGACTGGCCAGTGCAGGCACCGCCGCACTTGGTCGGGGAGACTCTCGTCGCTGTCATCGGCCGGTTCGGCGAGCACTACGCTGTCCACGGCTACGACCCCGAGACGGGCGAGCGCCGCTGGACGTTCGAACCACGCTCCCACCGGCTCCGCGTACTCGCAAGCGACGATGAGACCGTCTTCGTCGTGACGGCACCTCCGAACGAGGCGGGCGTATCCGCCTCTGAGACGCTCTTCGCGCTCGCGTCAGCAGACGGGAGCATCCGGTGGTCAGTCGACGTCAACGGCGAACACGACGCTCTCGTCGCCAACGAAACCGTGTACGTCGCCGGCTCGGAAGGTGTGGTGGCCGTCGAGACAGACGGCGCCCGTGCGTGGACGCACCCAGTCGACACCTACCAGTTGGGAACGCTGGGACGGGCGGTCGACACGCTCGTTTTCGTGACCGAGCCGGTTCAGCGGCAGCCGATGGTCCACGGTGTCGACATGGCGACTGGCGAACAGCAGTGGACGTTCGGCGACGACTGGCTCGCGTTCACGATCCGGGCGCAAGAGGGTCGACTGTTCGTCGGTGGGGAGCGTCTCGCTCGCCTCGACCCGGCGAGCGGCACGCCGACGTGGACAGTCGACAGTCCGGTCGCCCGACTGCTCCCCGGCTACGACGACAACCGCTGGGTCGACGCGTGGCGGAACGCCCTCTCGGACGCACCGCTCGTCGACGGAACGCTGTACGTCGGCGGTCCCGATGCGGTCGCCGTGGGGGTTGAAGCTGGAACCGTCGAGTGGCGACACGACTCGGACCTGGCGCTCGTCTCACCAGTCGCGGTCACCCGTGGCAACCTACTGCTCCGGGGGTCGCTGGGCACAGACGACCGGCGTCGACACCTCGTCTGTCTCGATACGGCCACCGGCGAGGCACGGTGGACGTTCGCCGGACGCTTCCGACTGACGGAGCCGGTTGTCGATACGGAGCGTGCGTACCTCGCTGAGTCGAGAAGCGGGCTACTCGCGCTCGAGGTCTAA
- a CDS encoding DUF7110 family protein has product MSGRVFRLHSTLELPLETVTDYFEGDPELPPEIEDIDITRRNNTLIIKAVATDESLSKYTPTAQLKASVTENRVYEEEPPRAGAPRWGEEEEEIPSELVEFACFKGDRETVLQNTALQYPMFLVLVDLARLAEKGTLTAVTEDDGELHATRIVEGDERAASVEVVENPQQNNGGGNTVNWRDNKFIS; this is encoded by the coding sequence ATGTCAGGCCGCGTATTCCGACTCCATTCGACGCTGGAACTGCCGCTCGAAACAGTGACAGACTACTTCGAGGGAGACCCAGAGTTACCCCCCGAGATCGAGGACATCGACATCACTCGACGGAACAACACCCTCATCATCAAGGCCGTCGCCACGGACGAATCGCTCAGCAAGTACACGCCCACGGCCCAGCTGAAAGCGAGCGTGACAGAGAACCGAGTGTACGAGGAGGAGCCGCCCCGAGCCGGCGCGCCGCGCTGGGGCGAAGAAGAAGAGGAGATCCCCTCCGAACTCGTCGAGTTCGCCTGCTTCAAGGGCGACCGCGAGACCGTCCTCCAGAACACCGCACTCCAGTACCCAATGTTCCTCGTCCTCGTCGACCTCGCGCGACTCGCCGAGAAGGGGACGCTCACCGCCGTCACCGAGGACGACGGCGAACTCCACGCCACCCGCATCGTCGAGGGCGACGAGCGCGCCGCCTCCGTGGAAGTCGTCGAGAACCCCCAGCAGAACAACGGCGGCGGCAACACGGTCAACTGGCGCGACAACAAATTCATCAGCTAG
- a CDS encoding glutaredoxin family protein, translated as MTFSPESELSAEEVQARVDQAIEDNEVVVFMKGNRLMPQCGYSKRAVELVGKYVDEFETVDVLPALPEFRAALESHSGWETTPQTYVEGEFIGGSDILAELDERGELEPTLST; from the coding sequence ATGACGTTCAGTCCCGAGTCGGAACTCTCCGCCGAGGAGGTCCAGGCACGCGTCGACCAGGCTATCGAGGACAACGAGGTCGTGGTGTTCATGAAGGGGAACCGGCTGATGCCGCAGTGTGGCTACTCGAAGCGTGCGGTCGAACTCGTCGGGAAGTACGTCGACGAGTTCGAGACCGTCGACGTGCTACCGGCGCTGCCGGAGTTCCGCGCGGCGCTGGAGTCACACTCCGGGTGGGAGACGACCCCGCAGACGTACGTCGAGGGCGAGTTCATCGGCGGCTCGGACATCCTCGCCGAACTGGACGAACGCGGCGAACTCGAACCGACGCTCTCCACCTGA
- the gfcR gene encoding transcriptional regulator GfcR: protein MKNVNDLIESAEELANRGLSKGEIADELNVSRETASWLVEKSGASGDTAVVTEPRNDGSPHDIHVDWSAFGRDSARLTYAGQAMADLLSKEGKEVDLTIGIEKAGVPLATVVARELDTDMGSYAPAKHQWEEGDIEELGGSFSRNFATIRGRDCYVVDDIVTSGTTMKETIEAIREEGGNPIACVVLVDKQGVDELNGVPVYSLINVVRVGADG from the coding sequence ATGAAGAACGTTAACGACCTCATCGAGAGCGCCGAGGAACTGGCCAACCGCGGGCTCTCGAAGGGCGAGATCGCCGACGAACTCAACGTCTCCCGGGAGACCGCGTCGTGGCTCGTCGAAAAGAGCGGTGCCAGCGGCGACACCGCGGTCGTCACTGAACCACGGAACGACGGCAGCCCCCACGACATCCACGTCGACTGGAGCGCGTTCGGTCGCGACAGCGCCCGACTCACCTACGCCGGCCAAGCGATGGCCGACCTCCTGTCGAAGGAGGGCAAGGAGGTCGACCTCACCATCGGGATCGAGAAGGCCGGCGTCCCGCTCGCGACGGTCGTCGCGCGCGAACTCGACACGGACATGGGGAGCTACGCCCCCGCGAAACACCAGTGGGAGGAGGGCGACATCGAGGAACTCGGCGGATCCTTCTCGCGCAACTTCGCCACCATTCGGGGCCGTGACTGCTACGTCGTCGACGACATCGTCACCTCCGGGACGACGATGAAAGAGACGATCGAAGCCATCCGCGAGGAGGGGGGCAACCCCATCGCCTGCGTCGTGCTCGTCGACAAACAGGGGGTCGACGAGCTGAACGGCGTGCCCGTCTACTCGCTCATCAACGTCGTCCGCGTCGGCGCGGACGGCTAA
- a CDS encoding glucose 1-dehydrogenase: MKAIAVRREDPEPVVIEKPRPDPDVGEVLVRTLRVGVDGTDHEVIAGGHGGFPAGEDHLVLGHEAVGVVEDPNGTDFAVGDVVVPTVRRPPNGTNAYFERGEPDMAPEGAYHERGIVGAHGYMSEYFTSPAEYLVRIPDHQTPLGFLVEPISITEKALELAYASRSSFEWDPESALVLGNGALGLLTLAMLDRVYDRVYCLGRRDRPDPTIEIMDELGATYVDSRRTPVDGVSEAFEPMDFVFEATGYAPHAVQSIHALAPNGVVALLGVPGPTEYEFDVGAMHGEMVLHNKAMVGSVNSHVRHFEAATDTLDALPEWLLDDLVTGIYPVDDFRNAFVDDNTVIKTAVEFSAYEER, encoded by the coding sequence ATGAAAGCCATCGCAGTCCGGCGGGAGGACCCAGAGCCCGTCGTCATCGAGAAGCCCCGCCCTGACCCGGACGTGGGCGAGGTCCTCGTTCGGACGCTCCGTGTCGGCGTCGACGGCACGGACCACGAGGTCATCGCGGGGGGACACGGCGGGTTCCCCGCGGGCGAGGACCACCTCGTCCTCGGCCACGAGGCGGTCGGGGTCGTCGAGGATCCAAACGGGACCGACTTCGCGGTCGGCGACGTCGTCGTGCCGACCGTGCGCCGACCGCCGAACGGCACCAACGCCTACTTCGAGCGTGGCGAACCCGACATGGCCCCCGAGGGGGCGTACCACGAGCGCGGTATCGTCGGCGCGCACGGCTACATGTCCGAGTACTTCACGTCGCCGGCGGAGTACCTCGTGCGGATCCCCGACCACCAGACGCCGCTGGGCTTTCTCGTCGAGCCGATCTCCATCACCGAAAAGGCGCTCGAACTCGCGTACGCCTCGCGGTCGTCGTTCGAGTGGGACCCCGAGTCGGCGCTCGTCCTCGGCAACGGGGCGCTCGGGCTCCTCACCCTGGCGATGCTCGACCGGGTGTACGACCGCGTCTACTGTCTCGGCCGCCGGGACCGCCCCGATCCGACGATCGAGATCATGGACGAACTCGGCGCGACGTACGTCGACTCCCGACGGACGCCAGTCGACGGGGTGAGCGAGGCGTTCGAGCCGATGGACTTCGTCTTCGAGGCGACGGGGTACGCTCCCCATGCAGTGCAGTCCATCCACGCGCTCGCCCCGAACGGCGTCGTCGCGCTCCTCGGCGTTCCCGGCCCCACGGAGTACGAGTTCGACGTCGGCGCGATGCATGGCGAGATGGTCCTGCACAACAAGGCGATGGTCGGTAGCGTCAACTCCCACGTGCGGCACTTCGAGGCCGCGACGGACACGCTCGACGCCCTGCCGGAGTGGCTCCTCGACGATCTCGTGACGGGGATCTACCCCGTCGACGACTTCCGGAACGCGTTCGTCGACGACAACACCGTTATAAAAACGGCCGTCGAATTCAGCGCATATGAAGAACGTTAA
- the purB gene encoding adenylosuccinate lyase, giving the protein MTLPAELPRTDPLAAVSPLDGRYASRTESLVPYASESALMRARVEVEVEYLLALAALDATPLTVDDATRERLRSLFQSFGADDARLVKRIEVDGTEEYEATNHDVKAVEYFLRVRLSETVDDAERLFPWIHFGLTSEDVNNLAQRLLVRGASEEVVLPALADLRDALVEMAHDYRDLPMLARTHGQSATPTTFGKEMAVYAARLARATGRIRRATDDLAGKLAGASGVYAAHVAAYPDVDWRAFAREFVSGLGLDHQPLSTQVNPCDDLAELFDAVRGANNVLLDLDRDAWLYVSDRYLGQETVAGETGSSTMPHKVNPIDFENSEGNLSKANSDLTFLADYVTTSRLQRDLSDSTVKRNVGAAFAHCLIGYSKAGRGLSKVVPNEQVMREELDATPEVLGEAIQTILRREGDTDAYERVKRLTRGERVTLADLRDLFEELDVSPDVRAELAALTPAGYTGIAAALVDDLDGLDG; this is encoded by the coding sequence ATGACCCTTCCCGCAGAACTCCCCCGGACGGACCCGCTCGCGGCGGTGTCGCCGCTCGACGGTCGGTACGCGTCACGGACGGAGTCACTCGTCCCGTACGCCAGCGAGTCGGCGCTGATGCGCGCTCGCGTCGAAGTCGAGGTGGAGTACCTGCTCGCGCTCGCCGCCCTCGACGCGACCCCGCTCACGGTCGACGACGCGACGCGGGAGCGCCTCCGTTCGCTGTTCCAGTCGTTCGGTGCCGACGACGCCCGACTGGTGAAGCGGATCGAGGTCGACGGGACCGAGGAGTACGAGGCCACGAACCACGACGTGAAGGCGGTCGAGTACTTTCTCCGCGTCCGCCTCTCGGAGACGGTCGACGACGCCGAACGGCTGTTCCCGTGGATCCACTTCGGTCTCACGAGCGAGGACGTGAACAACCTCGCCCAGCGGCTCCTCGTCCGCGGCGCGAGCGAGGAAGTCGTCCTCCCCGCGTTGGCCGATCTCAGGGACGCGCTCGTCGAGATGGCCCACGACTACCGCGACCTCCCGATGCTCGCCCGCACCCACGGCCAGTCCGCGACGCCGACGACCTTCGGGAAGGAGATGGCGGTGTACGCCGCCCGGTTGGCACGCGCGACGGGCCGGATCCGGCGGGCGACCGACGACCTCGCCGGGAAACTCGCCGGGGCCTCCGGCGTCTATGCCGCCCACGTCGCGGCGTACCCCGACGTCGACTGGCGCGCCTTCGCGCGGGAGTTCGTCTCCGGACTGGGGCTCGACCATCAGCCGCTCTCGACGCAGGTCAACCCCTGTGACGACCTCGCCGAACTTTTCGACGCCGTTCGGGGCGCGAACAACGTCCTCCTCGACCTCGACCGCGACGCGTGGCTGTACGTCTCGGACCGCTACCTCGGCCAAGAGACCGTCGCGGGCGAGACCGGCTCGTCGACGATGCCACACAAGGTGAACCCCATCGACTTCGAGAACAGTGAGGGGAACCTCTCGAAGGCCAACTCCGACCTCACGTTCCTCGCCGACTACGTCACCACCTCGCGCCTCCAGCGCGACCTCTCCGACTCGACGGTGAAGCGGAACGTCGGCGCGGCGTTCGCACACTGTCTCATCGGCTACTCGAAGGCCGGACGGGGGCTGTCGAAGGTCGTGCCGAACGAACAGGTGATGCGCGAGGAACTCGACGCGACCCCAGAGGTCCTCGGGGAGGCGATCCAGACGATCCTCAGACGGGAGGGCGACACGGACGCGTACGAGCGGGTGAAACGGCTCACCCGCGGCGAACGGGTGACGCTCGCAGACCTCCGGGACCTCTTCGAAGAACTCGACGTGTCCCCCGACGTCCGCGCGGAACTCGCCGCGCTCACGCCCGCGGGCTACACGGGGATCGCCGCGGCTCTCGTCGACGACCTCGACGGCCTCGACGGGTAA
- the purH gene encoding bifunctional phosphoribosylaminoimidazolecarboxamide formyltransferase/IMP cyclohydrolase: MLKIAGLASNRGRNLLHIADRAPGGAELSVVLTNREGAPVLERASERGIPTEVVERGDDSREAHERRVVSRLSAYDVDLVCLDGYMRVLTDEFLDSTPTTLNVHPSLLPSFPGMDAHEQVLDSGVRMTGCTVHVVTEAVDGGPVVTQEAVPVYEDDDAASLKERVLYEAEFTAYPRAIRWFAEDRVEVGDGSVRIGGDAGGDFPERRLASDDRVSTLRYGENPHQEAAVYADDGCAEANVVHATQRNEGAKALSYNNYNDADAALSLIKEFDEPAAAVIKHANPAGCATAGTLAEAYERALSTDAMSAFGGIVALNRECDTATAEAIVESFKEVVVAPAYTDAALDVLGEKTNLRVLDVGPLGEATDDLTEKRLVGGRLVQERDLWAPDADDVEVVTEREPTDDQLASMLFAWRVLKHVKSNGIVFAAETETVGIGMGQVSRVDAVRLAAMKADEHAEGKSAEGAVMASDAFFPFPDGVEEAAEAGIEAVIQPGGSVNDEDVVAAADEHDMAMVFTGRRCFRHD, encoded by the coding sequence ATGCTCAAGATCGCGGGGCTGGCGAGCAACCGTGGACGGAACCTGCTGCACATCGCCGACCGAGCGCCCGGCGGTGCCGAACTGTCGGTCGTGTTGACGAACCGTGAGGGAGCCCCGGTTCTCGAACGCGCCTCCGAGCGGGGGATCCCCACGGAAGTCGTCGAGCGCGGTGACGACTCCCGGGAGGCACACGAGCGACGGGTGGTCTCGCGGCTGTCGGCGTACGACGTCGACCTCGTCTGTCTCGACGGCTACATGCGCGTCCTCACCGACGAGTTCCTCGATTCGACCCCGACGACGCTGAACGTCCACCCCTCCCTCCTCCCGTCGTTCCCGGGCATGGACGCCCACGAGCAGGTGCTCGACTCGGGAGTGAGAATGACCGGCTGTACGGTCCACGTCGTCACCGAAGCGGTCGACGGCGGTCCGGTCGTCACACAGGAGGCGGTCCCCGTCTACGAGGACGACGACGCCGCGAGCCTGAAAGAACGGGTGTTGTACGAGGCGGAGTTCACCGCCTACCCCCGGGCGATCCGGTGGTTCGCGGAGGACCGCGTCGAGGTCGGTGACGGGAGCGTCCGGATCGGCGGCGACGCGGGCGGTGACTTCCCGGAGCGTCGGCTCGCCTCCGACGACCGCGTCTCTACCCTGCGGTACGGCGAGAACCCCCACCAGGAGGCCGCGGTGTACGCCGACGACGGCTGTGCGGAGGCGAACGTCGTTCACGCCACACAGCGGAACGAGGGCGCGAAGGCGCTGTCGTACAACAACTACAACGACGCCGACGCCGCACTCTCGCTGATCAAGGAGTTCGACGAGCCGGCGGCGGCGGTGATCAAACACGCCAACCCGGCGGGCTGTGCCACGGCGGGGACGCTCGCCGAGGCGTACGAGCGCGCGCTGTCGACGGACGCGATGAGCGCGTTCGGTGGCATCGTCGCGCTCAACCGCGAGTGCGACACCGCGACCGCCGAGGCCATCGTCGAGTCGTTCAAAGAGGTCGTCGTTGCACCCGCGTACACGGACGCGGCGCTGGACGTGCTCGGGGAGAAGACGAACCTCCGCGTGCTCGACGTCGGGCCGCTGGGCGAGGCGACGGACGACCTGACCGAGAAACGGCTCGTCGGTGGGCGACTCGTCCAGGAGCGCGACCTGTGGGCGCCCGACGCCGACGACGTTGAGGTCGTCACGGAGCGCGAACCGACCGACGACCAACTGGCGTCGATGCTGTTCGCCTGGCGCGTCCTCAAACACGTCAAATCGAACGGGATCGTCTTCGCCGCGGAGACGGAGACGGTCGGGATCGGGATGGGGCAGGTCTCCCGGGTCGACGCCGTCCGGCTCGCGGCGATGAAAGCCGACGAACACGCCGAGGGGAAGTCCGCCGAGGGGGCGGTGATGGCGAGCGACGCCTTCTTCCCGTTCCCCGACGGCGTCGAGGAGGCCGCCGAGGCGGGCATCGAGGCAGTCATCCAACCCGGCGGCAGTGTCAACGACGAGGACGTCGTCGCGGCGGCCGACGAACACGACATGGCGATGGTGTTCACCGGCCGGCGGTGTTTCCGCCACGACTGA
- a CDS encoding universal stress protein: MYDDILVPTDGSAGTDEALTHALDIATLRDGRIHALSVVDRRVYLSADRDQQDAILESLTSDAEDAVVAVRDRAADAGVETTTTIRDGVPHSEILRYADEEGIDLIVIGTHGRTGRDKLVNMGSVTERVVENAEQPVLVVHIGDD, from the coding sequence ATGTACGACGACATCCTCGTTCCGACCGACGGGAGCGCCGGCACGGACGAAGCCCTGACGCACGCACTCGACATCGCGACACTCCGCGACGGACGGATCCACGCCCTGTCTGTGGTCGACCGGCGGGTGTACCTCTCGGCGGACCGCGACCAGCAGGACGCGATCTTGGAGAGCCTGACCAGCGACGCCGAGGACGCCGTCGTGGCGGTGCGCGATCGGGCGGCGGACGCGGGGGTCGAGACGACCACCACGATCCGCGACGGCGTCCCGCACTCGGAGATCCTGCGGTACGCCGACGAGGAGGGCATCGATCTGATCGTCATCGGCACCCACGGGCGGACCGGCCGCGACAAGCTCGTCAACATGGGCAGCGTCACAGAACGCGTCGTGGAGAACGCCGAACAGCCGGTTCTCGTCGTCCACATCGGCGACGACTGA